A region of the Callithrix jacchus isolate 240 chromosome 10, calJac240_pri, whole genome shotgun sequence genome:
ACAAAGTAAATGTGatgcacatacaccatggaatccatgcagccataaaaaagaacaagattatatCTTTTGctggaacatggatggagctggagggcaTTATTCTAACTGAACTAACACAGTAATAGAAAACTGaataccgcatgttctctctTGTAAGTGGAGCTAAATCCTGGGTACATGTGGATgcaaagaagagaacaacagacactggggccgaCTTGAGGGTGTAGGGTACAAGAAGGGTGAAAGGGAATAGTATCAATCAAGCACTAAACTTATTATCTAGGTGACAAAATACTCTGTACACTAAACCTCAGTGACACCCAATTGATGTATATAAAaaacctctgaacctaaaataaaagttaaaaactataaaaataaaaaaataaatttgtgtacTAATGACAAAAAGCCCCAGATTATTTAATGTCAAAACTGACAGATAAGAAAGATAAAACCATAattgaacttttaattttagtattaGTCTTAATAATTGAGagctcaaataaaaaagaaaagggcaataTTGTAGAAGAATTGAGCGGCACTCTTCTCCAGCTTGAGCTGATTAAAATCAATGAAAGAATTATTAATTGAATAATATTAAACAACAATTGCTTAGGTAGGCTTTCTTAGAATtggcactattaacattttgggctaagttttttttgtgtgtgcaaggGGCTGCCTTGTGAAGATTAGATTATTTTGCAGCTTAAGTAACATCTGTAGATAGCAATAATCTTTGTTCACACCACCTTATCACCATGAAATCAACAATATttgcagacattgccaaatgttttcagtgaaaacattttttagtGAGAAACCTCACTTCTAGTCAAAATCGCTCATTGAAACTTTATTGTAATTTAATTGGGAAATATTCAACTTACTTTGGAATATATTATTCGAATTGTTAAGCTACTCTTATTAATATACTATTAAAGCAGTCCAGTGATCTTTAAACTTGTTCTGGATGCCTTTACTTCTGTGTATTCTTGACAGGTATGTAGTTGTTTAGCTATCAGATGAgatcatcaatttttaaaatctacatatttttatgtgAGCAATAGCATTTGATGTAAATTGTGTGATACCTTCTGCATGTAATTGTAATTCTTTGCTTACAAAGAACACAGAGAATTATTTCACTTTACTGTGACCCGATCTTTACTGGTTGACAACTAAGACCAATATGGATTTTATTAACAGGGAGAAAACAGATCATAAGGAATGtactcttttgttttttcaagcttgttttcttactttatgaatttaaaaaatgcctGGTTTCTGTTGATGATGATTTTCCTCAGGGCATCCTTCACGTCCTTGTTCCTGAGACTGTAGATCAAGGGGTTCAACATGGGAATGAATACTGTGTAGAACACAGAGGCCATCCTATCTGTGTCAAGAGAATTTTCTgaacattaaatacattttctgaaCAAACAGGCTTCTGCAGAACATCAATGATACACAGGGGCAATAAGGGAGGCAAAAGTTGAAAATAGTGTGAAAGTGTCATGAGGAAGCTACAGCTATAGGAGACAGACACAAGCTGAATGCAGACTCTGGGCACGTGGTGACCATATATGAAGAAGGGTTACAAATGGCCAGGTATTGATCATGGGTGGTGAAAGCTAGGAGCAGCCTAACTGAGCAGCATGTGCATTgaaggttaaaatattttttaatacaagaAATTACCATTTTGAATATAATGACTGAAGTGTAACAGAAACCTAAAAAGGCAGGTTGCTCAGAGAAAAAGTATTCATGTTTCctgcatcatttttttttgtttttgagacggagttttgctcttgttacccaggctggagtgcaatggcgcgatctagggtcaccgcaacctcggcctcttgggttcaagcaattctcctgcctcagcctcctgagtagctgggattacaggcacgtgccaccatgcccagctaattttttttgtatttttagtagagacggggtttcaccatgttgatcaggatggtctgtcgaccaggatggtctcgatttcttgacctcgtgatccacccccctcggcctcaaagtgctgggattaaaggcttgagccactgcgcccggcccctgcaacattttttaatgagcaaatgaatttatttccaagaaaaaagataattgacATACATCTCACAAGCTGAATCCGCATGACAAGTCCTCTTGAAGAAAAAATCTTTGTCTCTAAGCCTTGTCTCACTCCTACTGCACataaataatgattattattagCAGATAGAAAATTCATCATGATATggatttcagtaaatatttatttggtacTTCTGGAATGTGGGGATGTTTCTTTAGGAAAAGTAAGACAGTTCTATGGATAAATGTTAATGTGTTTCCAAATTTTGGGGGGTAAGCAGGATATCAAGCAAAATGGTGGGAGGCAAGATATGCACATTGGTGTataaatttttggaatttttttctgtctctgtgaaggctggcattagtattttgataggaattgcttTTAATCTGTAGATCATGTTGGATTATATGGACCTGTTAGTAATAATTGATTAtttcaatctatgaacatggggTATCTTTCAACTTTCTTGcgtccttttcaatttctttcatcagtgttttaaagTTTACATTGTAgcgatattttatttcttttatcgaatttatttttaatttaattccgGTATATTCAAGAGCTCTGTAGGTCACAAAGAACAGTGCTGGTCTCTAGTGATCATCAGAAGAAACTAGGCTTTAAGGGAGTTTTCTACATTTGATATGTTGGTTTCTGATTCTTTCCTATTCTCTATGGCCCAAGtcacaatacagaaattctatacaaTCTTCTATCATAGTTCTTCTCACTGCAACAGGATACTCTTGCATTATGTTTTTCTGATGTACATGGTCCTTAATAGGTATTTATGCAATGAATGCATCAAAGGTACAGCACAGGACACGTTATACCACAATGTCTTCATTTCTCCACCTCTATTTTCCACatcttacattttgtttttccatctaCACCACCCTTATCGTCACTGCAACTTTTCATCCTGCATGTCATCTTTGATCCCATCCTTTCACATCGTATTATGTGGCAGGAAACAATATCTCTTTGACTCACCAGTGTAAGAATTCTTTCCTTCCTAGTTCTAAATTCTCATTTCCTTtaacaaataacattttaataaacctCCTTTTAAATTTGCAATATTGATAGTGGTAGATAAACAGTCATCAAtctatatctgtgtatatatatagatatgataAATTTATAGTGAATCATTTAATTACTATAAACattgcatgttttttaaaaaagcaatagtttctttaaaacaaaacaaaataaaactgagtAATAAATGAAAGTAATAGAGAAAACCAAAGTGTGGAGATCCATAGAAGGGAGGAAGGGTGGAACAGACAGGACTGAATGTTTCTATAAAAAACTTCTGAAGATTAAGATACCCAGAAATCTCCTTCCAGATAACGCTGTACTCATAGCACCATTAGTTTGCACaacacaaaatttattaaaaaggaaaaaacataccCCTAACACAATTTTATCATTATTCACTgagtgttttaatatttttccctaCTTTAGggtccaaataaagtcacatattTTCTGGAATACCCTTCACAGTACCACACTAGTGTAGATTCTCAAATATTTCTGGCAAATTAATTTCAAGAAGCATAATTCTTTATTGGAAATGTCCAGATtattatatgcatacacataaatAGTACTCCATTAATTTATTACCATACTAAGTAAACCAATGGTTTTTCAAATGATAAATTTTCATATAACATTTAGACTTGAAAATTTAATTAGAAACATGCCATCAGTATATAGTAATTATGGtaaaattcattatattttatttgtcatATTTGGCTACAAATAATTTTATGGTCTCCTAGCCTTTCTAAATTCAAAAATGGTCATTTGAGGGCCTTCTTTATAGCTTATAAAAACTGAGTTTGGTGGAACAAATTTTGTTAAACATGTGGCTATGTTATTCCATGGTTCAAAAGAAGACCTAACTAGAAAACGATACTCAGTGGAATCCAAAGATgactttttataagaaaattatgaTGGAAATGTAATACATGATAACAATGAGAGGAAATTTGGGACTGTGGAAAAGTGATTATGTTACCTCAAAAATCTCATCTTATGCAACAAGACagcttttttctgccttttcactCTTTCACCAAGTGAAAGAATGATTGGCATAAAAAGTAGACTAAATAGCACAACACCAAGGCAAAACAAAAGATACCCAATTATTACTTTTCCAGTTACTTGAGTCtaattttttcctgtagagttgtatttatttctttttaaaataataattactcaTGACTGAAGATTGAGTACATATACCTGAAGGAACTCTTCAACACTGGAACCCACTTACAAGTAAAAGGAACACATACATAGAACATCAACATAATCTTCCATATGTATCTTCCAGTCTAGTTTTTTATTTGTAAGGATATATTCCTAAGTTTCAATGCTGGAATCCCATTGGGAATTCTGTACAATTCTTATAACAtgaattttttaatctttgcctCATGATTTGGATTTGATAAGTCTGAGATGTAGTCTGATTACTCCTATATGTTAGACGTTATACAATAGGTTTAAGTGTACACTTACTAATcaaaaactatcagaaaaaaagaacaaaaaaattttaaaaagtagaattatGTAAGACACTTCCATGaacaagtctttaaaaaaattttttaatataccaAAATAGGACATTTGTTTcacatattaaatgaaaatgatagaggagagaaaagaaaatctttatgaaATCTGATGTTTACAAATCAAACTCAGTATAAAAGCATATTCAGTGATAGTGGTCTGTGCATTATATTGAAAAACCATATAAATATTacctggaataaaatattttcaattatatcCTGGTGaggatttaaaatatgtattagttgttagtatgtatatattgtttattcaaacaataattaaaaagagTTAAGgagctttattttaaatataattgtcaGTCCAAGTTTGCCAACTTAGTTGTAAAAGGGATTTTAATCATCTGTAGTTACGGTTTTTCAAGATGCAATGATCAACTATCCAACCATTCCCAGGAATAAAAAGGAGTTCACAGAATGGGAAATATTGACGTTAATTCTCTCATTCATATTTTGTTGCTCTGTTCAAACTTACCCTTTTAAAAGTTGATATTTTTCCTTACTcctggaaatattttattcaaactgATTACCTGATTATTTCTGAGCAAAGTTcatgaataatattttcattttgtattattttcataactcaaaaagtttcagaatttttttatttaaattcaatgCTCTTCAAATCCTACCTATTGGTAATTCCTAGGATTGTAAACTTGTAAGGCAGGCAccaaaacttttctttctcttacataATGGCGGGTTATATGAactatcttttcatttatatatagaGTTCTAAAACTACACTGATTTAAAGGAGTAGCATGGATTTTTCATGAATTTCTTTAAGGCAACCTTCACATCATTATTCCTCAGGCTGTAGATCAAGGGATTCAGCATGGGAATCACCAATGTGTAAAACACAGAAGCCATCTTATCAGTATCTAATGAGTGGTTAGTTTGGGGCTGCAAATACATGAATAGCGTCGTCCCATAGAAAACTGTGACTGCCATCATATGCGAAGCACAGGTAGAAAaggcttttttccttccttctgatgAACATATCCTTAGAATGGACAAAACAATGTTGAAATAAGATACTAGAACTGTAAccatggaaaaaaacaaatttgttccTGCAGATATAAAGACTACTGTTTCTGGTAAGTAAGTATCAGAGCAAGACAATGCTAACAAAGGTGCAATATCACAGTAAAAATGATTGATTATATTAGAAGAGCAATAAGACACAGAGAATATACAAGGTGAAACCACAATAGCTGTAGAAAAGCCATAGAGGTACGTGAGAGAGACCAGCAGGAGGCAGAGCCGCCGAGACACCACCACCATGTAGAGCAGAGGGTTACAAATGGCCACGTAGCGGTCATAGGCCATCACAGCCAGCATCATTACCTCCGATACAATAAAGAACAAGAACCCTCCCAGTTGGGTGGCACATTCATAGAATGAGgtagttttcttctttactaaaaaGTTAATCAGCATTTTAGGGGCAATGACAGTAGAGTTGCCAAGATTGATGATAGCCAGATGTCGCAGGAAAAAGTACATGGGGGTCTGAAGTCGAGAGACAACACTGGTGAGGGTGATGATGCCCAGGTTCCCTGCCGTGGTCAGCACATAGAGCACCAGGAAGACCAGGAAGAGGGGAAACTGGAGCTCTGGAGAGTCAGAGACACCTGTGAGAATAAACTCAGTGACCCCGGTGACATTTTCAGGAGCCATTTAAGAGTTCGGAAATTCATCTgtttgaggaagaaaataaatggttATAGACTTTAAGGAATAATATTCAAGGACTTTCATTAGATGGTAAGGACAATTCCTGGGTGAGATCTTCTTGTCAGGTTTATCTAACTTAGTTATTAATTTTGTGTTCTCAGTCTACTAAATCAGCTTTGCAATCATTTGGGGGAGAGTAAAGCAAGTGTGGTAAATTTAGTATGGCAAGGTAAATAGTTACCCCAACAAGCTGCAACATTTTGAGGGTTTACTGCCTTGCAGTGTAATTGAATTAGTTCTTAGCTTGCAAACATTTGAAGCCGAGATGTACCTGATGTCTTTTGCATTGACCATGAGAAAGGCTTAAGAAATTGTATATCCCCAAATAATCCAATGGCTGCTGGCAATTTCCTACTCTGATACTTCTTCCCTTGTCTCGAGAATAGGTACTATACCTTCACATTTTAAGAATTATATCCTTTTATAACATGTATTAGATGCATATTGAGCTTGCAGATTACAACATTGCATGTCTGCTTACTGCTTTCTCTCACTTTCCGGTTTATTAACTCAGACAAAAATACATGGAGATATGTCTGTAGATCTATTTTTCAGGTTACCAATTCTCTTTTTAGGTTTCCATAAATCATATCAGTAAAGTTTGTATCATTTTTGTAATTCCTTGACATTCTGCTTTCCTGGGTAcgactttctgtttcttctctctcatgTCTATTCTTTTCCTTGTCCTACAAGATCATAAAATTCTCTGtgttcttttcactgtttttcttttaaatcaatttttttgtttataaaatgttatatatcttaaatttacaagaaatatcTGCTCTTAATTTTAGCTgacctgttttattatttttttacattttgtgatatttgtattattgtaataaaaataaacacttttattttgagagatTTATGATAATTATGTTGTATGTATTTGCCATAGATTAAGCATGCTATTTAATATGAATGAATATTTTCCTAGAGTTGGTTATTTTAATCATGATTATTTGCCCCTAACTAAGTCAATTCATGTCTTGTTGGAGTCACAGTTGATAGTTCCAGTGGTAGGCACCCGGTCCAAATACGTCTTATCATATAGTTCCTTACTTTAAAGTTCACACTTAAGTTCCAGAGAGTTAAGGATATATTATTACATGTCTGAATTTTAAAAGCCCAGGGCTACTGACATTTTCTGTTCTTCGAAAACAGATAgagtagaaacaaaaataaatgattattctgcagtgagaaaaaataatgaagtgaccattttataaaaagcagagaaataagACCAGATGATTTGTGAATCATCCTCTTATTTGCCACATATTggataacattttaatttgttcCAGGCTATGTTCAAGCTTCAGATCATGGATATGTTATTGTAATGATAGTGAAGAGAAAACTATGTTTAGAAGACATATAAACATGATAATTGCAGATTTAAATAAGCAtaataagtaaaacaaacaagaaaaacctGGGAGAATACTTTAACATGGAATACACTAGAAAAAGCTGGGAGAATACCTTAACAT
Encoded here:
- the OR8J3 gene encoding olfactory receptor 8J3, yielding MAPENVTGVTEFILTGVSDSPELQFPLFLVFLVLYVLTTAGNLGIITLTSVVSRLQTPMYFFLRHLAIINLGNSTVIAPKMLINFLVKKKTTSFYECATQLGGFLFFIVSEVMMLAVMAYDRYVAICNPLLYMVVVSRRLCLLLVSLTYLYGFSTAIVVSPCIFSVSYCSSNIINHFYCDIAPLLALSCSDTYLPETVVFISAGTNLFFSMVTVLVSYFNIVLSILRICSSEGRKKAFSTCASHMMAVTVFYGTTLFMYLQPQTNHSLDTDKMASVFYTLVIPMLNPLIYSLRNNDVKVALKKFMKNPCYSFKSV